In the genome of Anaerolineae bacterium, the window GTTTCTGCAAATCATACAGATACTCATAGCGGCGGCCGTGGTGGTAGTAGTGGTCCTTCAGGCCCGCAGCGGCGGCATGGGAAGTATCTTCGGGGGTGATTCCTCCCTCTATCGCACGCGGCGGGGGCTAGAGAAGACGCTGTACGAGGCCACTATCGGCCTTGGCATTCTCTTCGTGCTCTTCGCCTTCCTGAACGTGCTCGCAGTCAGACCCTCGTTCTAGTTCTGGGTGAGTGCTTCGACGCCTTACCGGTCCCCTCGCTCGCGCCTCCATTGGCAGGTGGTGATCGCTGGCGTAGGCGTTCTGCTGGTGGCTGGTGTCTTGCTGCAGTCGGCCGGCGCGTATGACACAGTGCTCGTGGCTGCCAGCGGCGGCACCTATGTGGAGGCGGTCACCGGTAGTCCCCGCTACCTGAACCCGGTGCTGTCACAGGGCAATCGGGTGGACGCCGACATATCTTCGCTGGTGTTCAGCGGACTGACTCGCCTGGACGAGTGTGGCAACGTTCTGCCGGACTTGGCTCAGTCCTGGGAGGTGTCGGACGACGGGCTGAGCTACACCTTCCGATTGAGGGAGGACGCCTTCTGGCACGATGGCGTCCCGGTGGTAGCAGGCGATGTGGCCTTCACCATAGGAGTGATCCAGAGCCCCGAATTCCCCGGTCTGCCTCTCTTGGCCCGCTTGTGGAGCGATGTGAGGGTGGAGGTGATGTCGGATCGGGTGGTGCGCTTCTGGTTGCCCGAGCCCTACGCTCCCTTTCTCTCCTACACGAACCTGGGCATCTTGCCCTCTCACTTGCTGAGGGGAGTGCCTGTCGCTGAGTTGACCAGGGTGCCTTTCAACAGGCTGCCGGTGGGTTCTGGGCCATTCGAAGTGGTCGAGAGCGACCTGACGCACGTTCTCTTGGTCAAGAACCCCGACCACTACAGCCAGGAACACCCTTACCTGGATGGGATCGAGTTCCGTTTCTACCGCGACCTGGGAGAGGCGTTGAGGGCACACGAGCGGGGTGAGGTGATGGGCATCGCAGACATCACCCCCGAGTACCTGCCCGAGGTGGCGGCCAACCAGTCTCTCAGCCTGTACTCGGCCCCACTGGCTCGGCTGGTGCTGATTCTGGTGAACCTCAAGAGCTCGGGGGCGACCTACCTGGGGGAGGAATCGCTAAGGCAGGCGCTCATGTACGGGCTCGACCGCGCCGATCTGGTGAACCGGGTGCTCGAGGGGCACGCTCTGGTAGCGCATGCTCCTTTCTCGGCCTGCTCCTGGGCCCTGGACCCCAATGGGCCCACTGTGGGCTACGACCCGCAACGCGCTCGCCACTTGCTGGATGATCTGGGCTGGGTGGACGCCGATGGCGACGGTGTGCGGGAAAAGGAGGGGCGCCCGCTCGCGGTTCAGCTTCTGGTGACGGATGATCGGCGGGCGGTGGCGGTGGCGCGGGAGGTGGTCCGGCAGTGGAGCGCCATTGGAGTGGAGTCGAGCGTCATCCCGCTGCCTTTCAACGACCTGGTGGATGGGTACCTCCAGACACACCAGTTCGATTGTGCCTTGGTGGAGCTCTCGCTGGGGGGCGACCCGGATCCGTATGTGCTCTGGCACAGCTCGCAGTTGGAGGAGGGGGGGCAGAACTACTCTGCCTTCGTGAACCGGGAGGCTGACGGCCTGCTGGAGGCAGCCCGGAGGAACTGGGACCTGGCGATACGCAAGGAGCTGTACCACCGGTTCCAGGCGATCTTCGCCCAGCAGCTGCCGGCGCTGCCTCTGTACTACCCGGTGTACACCTACGCTGTGGACAAGGAGGTGCGCGGGGTGGAGCTGGGCCCGATGGTGGAGCCGAGCGACCGCTTCCGCAGCATCAGCAACTGGTTCGTGAACTACCGCAAAGTGCTGGTGCGGCGGAGCGGGCTCGAGGTGGAGTAGTAGCCGGTTCGGGCGCTGGCACGGATCCCGCAGCTCCAGGGTGTGGGTCAGGGCCGTCCGGGGGCCGCGCGTCGGGGAGGAGTTGACATCCCCTCGGGGGATTGGTATCATAGCTTCGTAACGCCGAAGTGGTGGAAAGGCAGACACGCAGCGTTCAGGGCGCTGTGAGCATTAGCTCATGTGGGTTCAAATCCCACCTTCGGCACCAGAGACGGCCCCAGGCTTGGCCCTGGGGCGTTTTGTTTGGGGGGCAGGATGGGCTTCGGGAGTCGTAGGAAGCCATCGCGTCTGGTCCGGGCCATAGTGGTGGCCATGGCGCTCATGATCATCCCCTTGGGGGTGGAGTACGCTCGCCAATCGGGGGTGAAGCGGCAATGGCTGGAGGCGGAGAAGCAACTGCTGGTGGAGAAGGCCACCGCCCAAGCGCTGCAGGCGGAGTTGGAGGAGAGGAAGGCCTACGTGCAGACGGACGCGTTCGTGGAGGAGGCGGCTCGGTCACGGTTGAGGATGGCCCGGGAGGGGGAGGTGCTGGTGGTGTTGGTGGGGAGGGCGCCCGGCCCGGCTCTGGCGCTGGACCCGCCGGCGCCGGCCACGCCTACGGTCGAGAGCTGGTGGGCGCGGCTGATCGAGAGGTAGCGCATTTGACATAGGTGAGGGGACGGGGTATACTGGAAAGTGCGTCGCGGGGTAGAGCAGTGGCAGCTCGTCGGGCTCATAACCCGGAGGTCGTTGGTTCGAATCCAACCCCCGCTACCTGGAACTCAAGGGAGATGGCTGTTGCCATCTCCCTTGCTGATGGCGACGTAGCTCAGCGGCAGAGCAGGGGACTCATAAGCCCTTGGTCACTGGTTCAAATCCAGTCGTCGCCACTGTGCTGCAACCTGTTGTATGTGCTGGAAGGGCGTTCAGCTGCTGGTAGTGGCGGAGGCCCTTGCTTCCCCTCTCCGCAGTAGTGACCAACGGATTCGGTCTCCTCAACCCGAGCAACCTGCGGCGATACGTTGACACCTTGATCCTCGATCGTAGCGCTCGCGATGGAGACCTCCACTCTGCAGAAGCTCATGGGTGA includes:
- the secG gene encoding preprotein translocase subunit SecG; the encoded protein is MRKERWESGAVLAGAGFAGALRSLPDALPSAFAVGWCGPYNAPKYSRRRFSVQQFLTGLAPFLQIIQILIAAAVVVVVVLQARSGGMGSIFGGDSSLYRTRRGLEKTLYEATIGLGILFVLFAFLNVLAVRPSF
- a CDS encoding peptide ABC transporter substrate-binding protein, whose translation is MSASTPYRSPRSRLHWQVVIAGVGVLLVAGVLLQSAGAYDTVLVAASGGTYVEAVTGSPRYLNPVLSQGNRVDADISSLVFSGLTRLDECGNVLPDLAQSWEVSDDGLSYTFRLREDAFWHDGVPVVAGDVAFTIGVIQSPEFPGLPLLARLWSDVRVEVMSDRVVRFWLPEPYAPFLSYTNLGILPSHLLRGVPVAELTRVPFNRLPVGSGPFEVVESDLTHVLLVKNPDHYSQEHPYLDGIEFRFYRDLGEALRAHERGEVMGIADITPEYLPEVAANQSLSLYSAPLARLVLILVNLKSSGATYLGEESLRQALMYGLDRADLVNRVLEGHALVAHAPFSACSWALDPNGPTVGYDPQRARHLLDDLGWVDADGDGVREKEGRPLAVQLLVTDDRRAVAVAREVVRQWSAIGVESSVIPLPFNDLVDGYLQTHQFDCALVELSLGGDPDPYVLWHSSQLEEGGQNYSAFVNREADGLLEAARRNWDLAIRKELYHRFQAIFAQQLPALPLYYPVYTYAVDKEVRGVELGPMVEPSDRFRSISNWFVNYRKVLVRRSGLEVE